Proteins from one Polynucleobacter wuianus genomic window:
- the ompA gene encoding outer membrane protein OmpA produces the protein MNKTLKLLLASVITVSASAAMASDNWQNGDGALNWKNGDGALCWRDNSWTPATAAKGCDGALVAGAAASGVSQSKITLQADTLYDFNKSDLKPEGKATLDKIAADLSKIKLEVIIAVGNTDSVGTDAYNMALGQRRAQSVKAYLVSKGVDGSRIYTESKGKSNPVASNATAEGRAKNRRTDIEVVGTAAK, from the coding sequence ATGAACAAAACCCTAAAACTGTTGCTCGCTTCTGTTATTACTGTTTCTGCTTCCGCAGCAATGGCTTCTGATAACTGGCAAAACGGCGACGGCGCCCTTAACTGGAAAAACGGCGACGGCGCATTGTGCTGGCGTGATAACAGCTGGACACCTGCAACTGCAGCTAAAGGCTGTGACGGTGCATTGGTAGCTGGTGCTGCTGCTTCTGGCGTTAGCCAAAGCAAAATCACTTTGCAAGCTGACACACTTTATGACTTCAACAAGTCTGACTTGAAACCAGAAGGTAAAGCTACTTTGGACAAGATCGCTGCTGATTTGAGCAAGATCAAGTTGGAAGTAATTATCGCTGTTGGTAACACTGATAGCGTTGGTACAGATGCATACAACATGGCCCTCGGTCAGCGTCGTGCGCAATCCGTTAAAGCATACTTGGTAAGCAAGGGTGTTGACGGTAGCCGTATCTACACAGAATCAAAAGGCAAGAGCAATCCAGTTGCATCTAACGCAACTGCTGAAGGCCGTGCTAAGAACCGCCGTACCGACATCGAAGTTGTTGGTACAGCAGCTAAGTAA
- the ubiG gene encoding bifunctional 2-polyprenyl-6-hydroxyphenol methylase/3-demethylubiquinol 3-O-methyltransferase UbiG: protein MNVDQSEIAKFSALAHRWWDPNSEFKPLHAINPLRLNWIKSFVSLEGKKVVDIGCGGGILAESISQSGADTTGIDLSEKALKVAELHALEVGATLTYRSISAEALAEEQPEQYDVVTCMEMLEHVPDPASVVRACAKLCKPGGTLFFSTLNRNPKSYLFAIIGAEYILKLLPKGTHEYAKFIKPSELVAFTRQADLEMLGMKGMSYNPLTQVYSLNDDVDVNYMIAVRK, encoded by the coding sequence ATGAACGTTGATCAATCTGAAATCGCTAAATTTAGCGCCCTCGCCCATCGCTGGTGGGATCCCAATAGCGAGTTCAAGCCTTTGCATGCGATCAATCCACTGCGCCTTAATTGGATTAAATCCTTCGTGAGTTTGGAAGGTAAAAAAGTGGTTGATATTGGTTGCGGTGGCGGCATCCTGGCTGAATCCATTTCCCAATCGGGTGCCGACACCACCGGCATCGATTTGTCTGAAAAAGCATTAAAGGTTGCTGAATTGCACGCATTAGAAGTAGGAGCCACTCTCACCTATCGCTCCATCTCTGCAGAAGCCTTGGCTGAAGAACAACCAGAACAATATGACGTCGTAACATGCATGGAAATGCTTGAACACGTTCCTGATCCTGCATCTGTGGTGCGTGCCTGCGCCAAGCTTTGCAAGCCGGGCGGCACCTTATTTTTTAGCACCTTAAATCGCAATCCAAAGTCCTACTTATTCGCCATTATTGGTGCAGAGTACATTCTCAAGTTACTGCCAAAGGGCACTCACGAATACGCTAAATTCATCAAGCCTTCAGAATTAGTCGCCTTTACGCGCCAAGCAGATCTCGAAATGCTCGGCATGAAGGGAATGAGTTACAACCCCCTCACACAGGTATACAGCCTGAATGATGATGTGGATGTGAATTACATGATTGCCGTGCGTAAATGA
- a CDS encoding HAD family hydrolase has protein sequence MTAGLNVSPYQGVFFDLDGTLADTAPDLVAATNKLLIARNLAPKPYEFLRPYASAGARGLLEGAFGISTDHPDFIALRDEFFTNYEKALLVESKLFDDMHHLLDAMDQAKLPWGIVTNKSQRFTNPLVELMGLSQRSISTVSGDTTPYSKPHPEPILHAAKMANVDPTKSLYVGDDIRDVLAGKAAGMQTVAAAYGYCGCKEPPEAWGADFIIHTPLDLLQIIFPSKG, from the coding sequence ATGACTGCAGGTTTAAATGTAAGCCCCTACCAAGGAGTCTTCTTTGATTTGGATGGCACATTGGCCGATACCGCTCCAGATTTGGTAGCGGCTACAAACAAGCTCCTCATCGCTCGCAATTTAGCCCCAAAGCCATATGAGTTTCTGAGGCCCTATGCATCAGCTGGCGCCCGTGGACTTCTTGAGGGCGCATTTGGTATTAGCACAGACCATCCAGACTTCATAGCTTTGCGTGATGAATTTTTTACCAACTATGAAAAAGCTCTCTTGGTCGAAAGCAAGTTATTTGACGACATGCATCACTTACTCGATGCAATGGATCAAGCCAAACTGCCCTGGGGTATTGTGACCAATAAAAGCCAACGCTTTACCAATCCCTTAGTTGAGCTCATGGGTTTAAGTCAGAGATCCATTTCGACTGTTTCAGGCGATACAACACCTTATTCAAAGCCACATCCAGAACCGATCTTGCATGCAGCCAAAATGGCCAATGTTGACCCTACAAAATCGCTTTATGTTGGAGACGACATCAGAGACGTTCTGGCAGGCAAGGCGGCAGGTATGCAAACGGTCGCAGCAGCCTATGGTTATTGCGGCTGCAAAGAGCCTCCAGAGGCCTGGGGTGCGGATTTCATCATCCATACCCCGCTTGATTTGTTGCAAATCATCTTTCCCAGCAAGGGATAA
- a CDS encoding tyrosine-type recombinase/integrase — MVGGISGKLTDKGIKSFINRSAPGSKLADGRGLYLLITQTQTAIWRIKYRIEGKEKSYSIGGYPQNSLAQARLELNEVKACLTKGQDPVISRRLNRANAASQSDSTFKAVAEEWFSMKEKEWSATHFTKSKRAFERDVYKSLGALPIESITPSVIAKAIETINKRDVLETATRILQHLNGVFRYAQAKGLCEGNSAAPVKEILPRKKTNGRMPALLDWNSLGALLRAADAARLSPSVRAAHRLLAFSATRISNVVQAEWKEFDLDADIPIWVIPRAKMKDHTRIGDHRIPLGPQITAELKAWGKLFGRRGYVFPSPTGNQYISRESLEKAYRVTLNMAGKHAPHGWRSAFSTLARDNGFEQDVVELALDHAHGNEVVRAYDRGERFTQRIELYKWWGEKLTHAQNGAEIIELSKKVA, encoded by the coding sequence ATGGTTGGGGGTATTTCTGGAAAGCTTACGGATAAAGGGATCAAGAGCTTCATCAACCGCTCAGCCCCAGGCAGCAAGCTTGCAGATGGCCGAGGCCTTTATTTACTTATCACCCAGACCCAAACTGCTATTTGGCGCATCAAATATCGCATCGAAGGCAAAGAAAAAAGTTATTCCATAGGCGGGTATCCACAAAACAGCTTGGCTCAAGCAAGACTAGAGCTAAACGAGGTCAAAGCCTGTCTTACCAAAGGCCAGGATCCAGTCATTTCTAGGCGCCTTAATAGAGCCAATGCCGCTTCTCAGAGTGACAGCACCTTCAAGGCTGTAGCCGAAGAATGGTTCTCCATGAAAGAGAAAGAATGGAGCGCAACCCACTTCACGAAATCCAAAAGGGCTTTTGAAAGGGATGTTTATAAATCTCTGGGAGCACTGCCTATTGAAAGTATTACTCCCTCAGTTATTGCCAAGGCAATTGAGACCATTAACAAACGAGATGTTCTAGAAACTGCCACAAGAATTTTGCAGCACCTCAATGGGGTGTTTCGTTATGCCCAGGCTAAAGGTTTGTGTGAGGGTAATTCTGCTGCACCAGTGAAGGAAATTCTTCCGCGGAAGAAAACCAATGGACGGATGCCTGCATTACTAGATTGGAATTCTTTAGGCGCCCTCTTACGCGCTGCAGATGCTGCACGCCTCTCACCATCAGTTAGAGCGGCTCATCGCCTTCTCGCATTTAGTGCAACGCGTATTAGTAACGTTGTGCAAGCTGAGTGGAAAGAATTTGATCTTGATGCAGATATTCCGATTTGGGTAATACCTCGAGCCAAGATGAAAGATCACACGCGTATTGGTGATCACCGCATTCCTTTGGGTCCGCAAATCACTGCAGAGTTAAAGGCATGGGGGAAACTGTTTGGTAGGCGAGGTTATGTATTCCCATCCCCCACTGGTAATCAATACATTAGCCGTGAAAGTCTAGAGAAAGCTTATCGAGTAACACTCAATATGGCGGGCAAGCATGCGCCACACGGTTGGAGAAGTGCCTTCTCAACATTAGCCAGAGACAATGGCTTTGAGCAAGATGTTGTTGAGTTGGCACTAGATCACGCGCATGGGAATGAGGTTGTAAGGGCTTATGATCGTGGTGAAAGATTTACACAACGGATTGAGCTATATAAGTGGTGGGGGGAGAAACTGACCCATGCGCAGAATGGGGCTGAGATTATTGAGTTATCGAAGAAGGTGGCTTAG